Below is a genomic region from Telmatobacter sp. DSM 110680.
CCTCGCTGGCCGAATTCGGCCATGAGCAAAAGAACCCTGGCGAGACGCCTTTCGCAGTCGTTGAAAAGCTGATCGACCAGATCGGCCTGAATGCGCATGCTGCGCTCCAAAAGAAACTTCATGAAGAGTTCAACGAACTCATTCTCTTCGTGCATAACCCTGATCATCTCTTCTCGGGTGATTTTGAGAGCGGTACAGGCGGTGATGGCCGTAGCGGAGGCCAGGCGGAGCCCAGGCATCGCGGCAAGCGCTTCTTCACCCACAAAGGCGGGTGGGGTTAGGAGCGCAATGGTTGCTTCTCTACCGATTCTGGAAACGACAGTGACTTTTGCGCGGCCTTCTTGAAGATAGAAAACAGAATCGGCGGGGTCACCCTGAGAAAAGAAGAACTCCTTTGGTTGCAGTCGAACTACTCTTCGACCAAGACCTGCGCTGGCCAGAAAAGCCGCTGAATCGAATACATGGGGAGCAGAAAGAGTCATCTTTGCCACCTTTCGGCGCTGCTACTTTGCACGCAGATCGCACAGGCAAGGAACCCGAGGCTCGACTCAACTGCTGCCAATGCCCCATTCCGAGAATGGCAGGAGTGAACTGCAGATGATTATAGACCTTATGTCGGACAGCAGACAAAGAACCGCTCTGCTTTCTTTCGATGTAACCTTGTCGTGATCGCGGCTGGCGGCGGATTCTTCCGAATAGTGTTAGCTCGGCACGCCGCAGGATTGACTGGCGTAATCAATAAAGACCGTATCGCACACATGATCTTGCTCATGTTGCGCGAGATCGGTTTCATTCTGGACCGAGGCAACTGTTGCATAGCACGAGATGCAAACTGAATCGTGCGAACCATCCCTATTGTGCCTGTGAGGAAAACGGCAGGTCAGTTGCGAATCCATCATGCGCTCCATTCAACATTCAGACTTGAGAGCTGGTTGCTGCATGAGACTCAGCCGAGGCCACTGATCTGGTTCGAATAGGCCGATCTGCATTTTCATTCAGGCTTTCCGCAGAAATGGAAAACGATCGCTGGGACCAAGGTAGCCACCAGTCATTTCTGTAGAGTGAGGGATGTCTCTCGGGTGTTTCCGGCGGAGGTGGCCTTAATCCTTCCTCCGCTTCGAGTTCAACAATGCGGCAACGAAGGTAAGCTTTGAGGTTTTCGATCGAAACGGGGTCCTGGTTAGGATAGGAAGTTCCTTCAACTTTTTGGAGAAGCTGGCAAATCACCTCTAGAAGGCTCGGCGACGATGGGGAGTTCATCTTGCTCGTCTTTCTATCCCGGGGGCGTGACGAAAACTCGAACTCGTCAGAGTTATCACTCTTTGTCTCCTTTGAGACTCAACGTTGGGGGGAAAGAAATAATGTAGCGGTTGCTCAATGAGCGACGCTGGTCGATTTTGAACACTGTTCAACTTTTCCTGCGAGATCAGCTAGATGCCCTGCTGTGGTCGGGCCCTTCGCAAGCTTTCAAGTTCGGTCGTGTGGTGACCCAACCGGAACGTGTCCAGCAGTTCGCAGAAAGACACCGTCGACTCCCCCAGAAACTTCGAAGTCAGCGGGATCATGAAATGCTTCTGGCGAAATCGATGCGTTTCGCCGTCCCCTCATACCCCCGTACTTTCGCGACTGCCGCTTTGGCTATCCGTCTTCTGCTTTTGCATTCTGCGCAAACGAAGGACGCCACAGACGGGACGATGTCCCGGCCAACGGATAAGTGGCTGCTTTGCCGCGCAGACAGCGAAATTCAAATGACGCGGGCCATGAGCGAACTGCAAATAGGCTCCATATGCGGCTACGCTGTGGCTGAAGCAGATCGACAGCCGGGCCGAGTCCCTCCGAAGCAGCCAAGACAAAGGGATGTTCGAAACGAGCCTAAATCCTGAATCTGTATAAAAGTGAACAGAAAAGGCTGTTGATCTGCAGACATACTTAGAACCTATTCCTCCATGCAGAGCTTCAGGAAACCTGCGTTAGCAGTAGCGACAGACGATGCCGGAGAGCGGCACTTCGAACATAACGCGAAGGACAGCCGGATATCCGGTAAATCCTTGATTCTCGCGACAGGAGTTTACCGTGGATTCGAAATCTACGCACACCGTGAGCACCGCGGAATCCGGTAACGGAAGTAGAGTATCGCCGGTTGCCACGACGGCTAAGCCGGCAGGACTGCTTGCAACAGGCATAGTTGGCCTAGACGATATCCTTGGCGGAGGTTTGGCCCGCAATCACCTTTACCTGATTGAAGGCGACCCGGGTACGGGAAAAACCACCATCGCGATGCAATTCCTCATGGAAGGTGCCGCTCGTGGTCAAAAGGCTCTCTATGTCACTCTTTCTGAATCGAAGACCGAACTCTTGGAAATCGCCGAAGCTCACGGCTGGATGATTGATGGAATTGAAATATTCGAGTTGGGTCCGGATGAGAGACACCTGAAACCCGAAGCTCAATACACGGTTTTCAATCCAGCTGAAATCGAGTTGGCGGACACTACCAACGCGATGTTGTCCGAGGTCGAGAGAATTCAACCAGAACGCATAATAATTGATTCTCTCTCTGAGTTGCGTCTATTGGCCCGAGACTCTCTGCGTTATCGCAGGCAAATTCTCGGACTTAAGCAATACTTTTCTGGTCGCAACTGCACGGTGCTATTGCTGGACGATCGCACTGCCGAACGTCACGATCTGCAACTCCAGAGCATCGCCCACGGCGTGATCATGATGGAAAGCGTGGAGCGCGAGTACGGCATCAAGAGACGCCGACTCGAAGTGAAGAAACTGCGTGGGTCACGTTTCCGCGAGGGCTTTCATGACTACTGCATCAGGCGGGGGGGCGTGGAAGTTTATCCGCGCCTCGTGGCATCTGAGCACCTTCTGGCTCTCGAGCCGACGAAGCTGAAGAGTGGCATCGCGGCACTTGATACATTGCTCGGGGGAGGCATTGATAGCGGCACGAGCACCCTTTTGCTTGGGCCCGCCGGTTGCGGAAAGTCCACCATTGCGGCTCTCTACGCGGTGTCTGAGGTGGAACGCGGCGGGAGCGCGGCACTTTTCGCCTTCGATGAATCACTCGCGACTCTGTTGATTCGGGGAAAAGGTCTGGGGCTGGATATCAAGAAGCATGTCGACTCTGGCAAATTCTCTCTCCGCCAGGTGGATGCCGCGGAGCTCTCGCCTGGTCAATTCATTCATGAGGTCCGCCAACTGGTGGAAAAGAACGATCTGAAGCTGTTGATCATTGATAGTCTAAATGGCTTTCTGAATGCGATGCCCGACGAGAAGTTCCTGGCGATGCAACTCCACGAACTACTGGCGTATTTGAGCCAGAAGGGAGTTGCAACGCTGATGACCGTTGCCCAGCATGGGTTTGTGGGGGCGAACATCGATACGCCTGTTGATGTTAGCTATTTGGCGGACACTGTGCTGCTGTTTCGATACTTCGAGGTGGCGGGCGAGGTGCGGCAAGCGCTTTCTGTAATCAAAAAACGCAGCGGCGAGCATGAACGTACAATTCGTGAATTGGTGATGAAGAACGGGGCAATTGGAGTAGGGAATATATTGACGGAATTCGAAGGCGTGTTGACCGGTGCTCCCACTTATCGCGGCGGAACGGACAACCTGCGGTTGACTAGATTGCATGAAAATCCGGGTGCAACAACGTGACCGGTCGGGAAAATGAACTCCGCGTCCTCGTAGTTGCTCCTACGGGGAGAGATGGTGTTCTGATATGCAATCTCCTTGCAAGTAAGGGCATTCCCTGCGTCTCGCTGGCAACGGCGGAAATGGCTCTAGTCGAATTTGGCTCAGGCGCCGGTGCATTGATTCTGGCAGAAGAAACCCTCACCCTGCCCGCAATCTGCCTTTGGGCGACACGAATTACTGAACAACCTTCGTGGTCCGATTTTCCCCTGATCCTCCTTACATCGGGCGGGGAAGTCGATGAAGAGAGTCGCCGGAGAATGCGCGTTCGAGAACCTCTTGGAAACGTGGTGTTATTAGAGCGACCCGTTCGACCTGAGACATTCATCAGCACTGTCCAGGCGGCATTGCGCAGCCGTGGCCGCCAATATCAGATGAGAGAACAGATAGCCAAAAATCATGCCGCAGAAGAATCAATCCGGAGATCGGAGAAACTGGCCGTTGCCGGGCGTCTCGCTGCAAGCATTTCACATGAAATCAATAATCCACTCGCATCTGTGACAAATCTGCTCTACCTGATTGGCACCTCCTGTTCGCTGGAAGAGGCGAAGCAGCACAGAGTGAGTGCGGCAAACGAGTTGGCGCGAATATCCGAAATCGTGACACAAACCCTTAGGTTCTACCGCGAACCGAGCAAACCGTCCTTGGTGCGACTCTCAGAAATCGTGGATTCCGCTCTCATCCTCTACAGGGCCAAATTAGCGTGGGCCGATATCTTGATTGAAAGGGACTTCCGAGAGTGTTCGCCGATTGTTGCGAGGGCAGGCGAACTTCGCCAGGTGATTTTAAACCTGATCGGAAATGCACTCGACGCTTCAGATCGAGGAGGGAGACTCAAGATCCGAGTCTCCAACACACACGAACGCAGGAATGGGGCGCGTGCCGGCGTTCGATTGACCGTGGCAGACACCGGATCTGGAGTGTGCCCTGAGATCATGAAGACGCTCTTTGAGCCGTTTGTCAGCACAAAGGACGACACCGGGACAGGGCTCGGCCTCTGGATAAGTTCTGAAATTGTCCAAAGACACAGCGGAAAGATTCAGATGAGAAGCAGTGCAATTCCTCAATCTTCCTGGACAGTTTTCTCCATCTTTCTGCCACTGAACCAAACCGGCGGCAATCACACACTTACAGAGGTATCCACGATTCTGGACGGGAAAAGTCAGGAATCTCATTCCGACTCACCACCTGCAATGCCTTTGCCGATGCAGCGCGAGATGGTGACGTAGACAGCTACGGAACTCCCACGGCACGGCGATCTAGTTAAGCGTATGCTTGGAGGTAGTTTTCATTCCTCCTCTCGCCTTTTGCATTCCAGGCTTCGCTCCAGACGAGTGTCTTCCAAGCAAGCAACCGAACGACTGGAGCTGCCATGAGTCTCATCAAAAAGGCGGATGTGAAGAATCATTTATCTACTCGCCACCGGACTGAGATACATCTATATCGACCTGAAGATGAGCCAAAGGCAGCAAGTGTTGTAGATGAGAAAACTGCGGACACGGCTGTTGATAACAGTGCTTCTGTTAAAGATCCCCTCGATCCACCTGCTCCAGGCACCCTGGAAACAGCTTCGTTACGTCCCGGTCTCGCTGTTGTCTCAACCGAATCAAGAAGCGCGAAAGAGTGACAAAGCATTCTGTCTTCCTGCGCAACGGCTGCATTCTGCCGGATGAAGTTGACCCACAGAGAGTACCTTTCGGGGATAACTGGACACAGATTGAAAGGATCGAAGCGCCTGCCTTCGATGCGATGATCCGGCGCGCGCGTTGGCATTTCATATGGGTGCAGGGAGCATGTTCCCGAAGCGGATTCGGATCAACAGAAGACAGCGCCACTCGTCGAGCCCTGGCTCGTGCACTAAAAGGAGTTGCGCAGCGCTTCAACGCAGCCGAGTTTGATTCTGTCAGGATCACTCATTATCCAGGCTTTTACCTCGCCAATGTGACTATGCAATCCCGAAAGATTCAGCGAAACACACCACTGGACACTTCAGAAGAAGGTCCTTCGCGGGCGATTCTCACACAATAAGTCGATCGAGCGGCTGAATCGAACAATGATTGCCAAGGGCGATGTTTTCCGTGGAATCCGTGCGATTCGTCATTCCATCTCAAATCAAATCGAAAGCAGGGATCATGTCCCTTCCAGAAACACCAAACAATCTAAATCAAGTCGATCAAGCTTTTCCGGCGACTTCACAAGCAGTCGAAATGAAAGCGTGTACTACCCTTGCCTCTGCCTACCCGTATTGCCTTTGTGGGAAATTACTTGCCGCGCGAATGTGGCATCGCAACGTTCACCACCGATCTCTGTACAGCCCTGGCAACCGAATTTGGTGAAGGCCGCCTGTTTGCAATTCCGGTCAACGATCCTGACTCGAGCTATGAATACCCTGAGCAGGTTCGCCTCGAACTTGACCAGGAGGATCTCGCGACGTACGAACGGGCTGCGGAATTCCTGAACTTCAATGGCAACGACATTGTTTGCCTGCAGCATGAATATGGCATCTTTGGAGGTGCCGCCGGCCGATATATCCTCGTGCTTCTTCGCAAGTTGAAGATGCCGTTGGTTACAACACTGCACACCGTTCTCCGGGAACCCGATGCAAATCAACGCATTGTCCTCGAAGAAATCGCCCAATTGTCAGATCGCCTGGTGGTGATGAGCGAACTGGCTGCACAACTTCTTCGCGAAGTCTACGCAGTCCCAAGCGGAAAGATCGATGTAATTCCACACGGCGTTCCCGACCTGCCGTTTATGGACCCTAATTACTTCAAGGACAAGTTTGGTACCGAAGGCAAGTCAGTCTTGCTCACGTTCGGACTTCTATCTCCAAACAAAGGAATTGAAAATGTCATTCGGGCGTTGCCTTCAATTCTGGAGCGCCATCCCAACGTCGTTTACATCGTGTCGGGTGTTACGCATCCTCATATTCGGCGACGCGAGGGCGAACGGTACCGTGAAAGCTTACAGGCGCTGGCCGAACAGCTTGGCGTAAGCGATCACCTGATACTCAACAATCGTTTCGTGAGCGCAGAAGAGCTCGTGGAGCACGTAGGTGCCGCAGACATCTACATCACTCCCTACAGGCAAGAGGCGCAGGTTGTATCTGGAACGCTGGCCATCGCACTCGGAGCTGGTAAAGCAATCGTGTCTACGCCTTACTGGCATGCAAAGGAACTGCTAGCGGATAAGAGAGGCGTCCTGGTTCCATTTGAAGCTCCGAACGCCATCGCTGAAGCAGTGATCGCACTGCTCGAGAACGATGCAGAACGCCACGCGATGCGTAAGCGAGCCTATCTTTACTCCCGTGGAACGACGTGGCCCAAGACGGCAAAGGCGTATATGGCTAGTTTTCAGCGGGCGCGGTTTGAGCGCTCTTTGCAGCCGAAAGCTACGAACCCCGACGATCTTGCTATTATTCCGACCGCATCTTTGGGACACCTGCCCGTTCTGCGCAGCGAACATATTGTGGCAATGACAGACGATACCGGGATGTTGCAGCATTCAATCTTCTCTGTGCCGAATGCACGCGAGGGTTACACAACAGATGACAACGCACGTGCGCTCATTGTGTCCACTCGTCTGGCCTGTGGCGCGATGGATGGCGGCCCTATCAAATATGCGAGTCTTTCTCGCCGTTATCTTTCGTTTCTCTGGCTGGCATTCAATTCTGATACTGGGCGCTTCAGGAACTTCATGGGCTACGACCGCAAATGGCTTGAAACGGTTGGTTCAGAAGATAGTCATGGACGCGCTCTATGGGCTCTGGGAACTGTTCTTGGCCAGTCGCAGGATGCTGGACTGCGCGGAGCCGCAGGAAGACTCTTTGAGGGTGCCGTACCTGCGGCCCTGAAGTTCACCAGCCCTCGCGCATGGGCTTTCAGCGTGCTTGGAATTCAGGCTTATCTCGGTCGGTTTCCCGGCGACAGAGCAATGCAAGGCGTTCGCAACGAGCTCGCCAATCGCCTGCTGAATATCTACGAGCGCAGCAGCAACGGCACCTGGCACTGGTTTGAGAAGAGTCTTTCCTATTCGAATGCACGTTTGCCCCAAGCACTGATTCTTGCCGGATGGTGCAGCAATAACAAAAGAATGGTTGAGGCGGGAATCGAAGCGCTTGAGTGGCTGGCAGCCGTGCAGCATCGCGGAGATCCTGAAATCTTTGTACCCATTGGCTCCAACGGATTTTACGTCGAGGGCGAAGACAAGTCTCGCTTTGACCAGCAACCAGTCGAAGCCTGTGCAATGATCTCCGCCTGTCTCGAAGCCTACAGGCTTACGCATGAGGAACAGTGGCGCACCGAAGCCGGGCGAGTCTTCGGTTGGTTCCTCGGTAAAAACGATCTGCAGGTTCCGCTCTACGACCCCACCACGGGCGGATGCAGAGACGGACTTCATCCAGATCGCGTCAATGAAAACCAGGGTGCCGAATCGACGCTCTCATTTCTGATGGCCCTGCTCGACATGCAGGCATCGACCGGAACAAGCGCAGAAGAAACGTATCGCGAAATGAGTGCCTCCTGTTGAATCCGATAATCGCCCCGAGCCCCCTCAATGGTTCTTTTGAAGCTACCGAACAGAATGCATGTTCCGAGATCCCTCTGTTCACGCGCTATAGCTTGAATCCTATTCTCAACAGGGATAACTGGCCGTATCCGATTAACAGCGTATTCAACGCGGGTGCCGTCAGACTCGCCGACGGAGAAACACTCCTCTTGTGTCGCGTGGAGGATCGCCGCGGCCTTTCTCATCTTTGTGCCGCACGTTCCGCAAATGGTATCGACGGATGGCACGTCGATCAGGAGCCTACACTGGCTGCGAATCCGCACGAATACCCGGAGGAAATCTGGGGCATCGAAGATCCTCGTATCACCTACGTTCCCGAGCTTGAACAGTACGCAGTCGCCTACACATCATTTTCGCGTGGAGGTCCCGGCGTTTCGCTAGCACTTACAAGGGACTTCAGGAGCTTTGAGCGATTCGGCGTCATCATGCCGCCTGAAGACAAGGACGCCGCGCTGCTTCCACGGAGGATCAACGGTCATTGGGCAATGATCCACAGACCTGTCACGACCCTCGGAGCGCACATGTGGATTTCCTACTCACCGGATTTACGGCATTGGGGCAGCCACAAGATCATCCTTGAAGCTCGCCGTGGCGGATGGTGGGATGCAAACAAGATCGGGTTATGTTCCCCGCCGATTGAAACGGCGAAGGGCTGGCTCACGATTTATCACGGTGTTCGGAATACCGCTTCAGGAAGCATTTATCGTCTGGGCCTCGCGCTATTTGATCTCGACAGACCCGACGTCTGCCTGGAGCGAGGCGACTCCTGGATGTTCGGCCCTGAAGCTCCCTATGAACGCAGCGGTGATGTGAGCGATGTAGTCTTTCCCTGTGGACAAACGATCGGTGCCGATGGAGACACAATCAATCTTTATTACGGTGCGGCGGATTCCTGCATGGCAATGGCGACAGGGAGCATACGCGCTCTCCTCGCGTGGCTCCAAAAGCACCCCAGTGCGGACCAATTAGCTGGTCGCTAAAAGGGTGACTACTCATGCGAAAGGAAGAGTGGGAATATGGATGTGAAAAGTAGGCACTGGCCCAACTGGGCAATGCAGGTGCTTTGGATACGATGCAAATGTCCGCGCTGTAACTCGATCCAATTCAAGCAAGCGGAGTTGCGTCCGTTCGATAAATTGCTTTGCTTCTTACCATTTCACGCGGTGCGATGCATGTTCTGCTGGCGCCGCTACTACTGGGTTACCTTTCGAGCGGCGCCTGTGGGATAAGTCGCGGATTGCCGAACCACGTTTGGACAGCGGCATTTGTGCAAGGGTAAAGTTCAGCCTATTCGACTTCTTCGCGGAGTGGCTAAGCGCATTGCTCCGCGTTCCATGCATGGCATCACTATGCGGTGGTGCAGCATGCGTGCCATGCAGCTCGCGTATCTCCACCCTTCTCGTCCGCAGGCTAATCGTCTACAGACTCCACGGCAATTCACGATGTGAGCATTAATACACAGACTCAGCATTGCCTCGCATGGAAGTCTTGTGAACGGCGTGTAACGCGTCGCCTTTTGGTCCACGCAGCCCGAGTTGGTTTCGCGCAGATTGGGTAATCGAAGGATGAATTGGCAAGAGGATCTGTATGCGCACCATCCGCATTTTGCTGGCATTTCTTGCATTGGCCATACCGGCCACTTTATTTGGACAGCTTAGAGTATCAATTTCCATCGGTCCGCCTGCATTGCCTGTATACGAACAGCCAATTTGCCCCGGAGATGGGTATCTGTGGACCCCCGGCTACTGGGCCTACGACGACAGCGTTTCCGATTACTACTGGGTCGACGGCGAATGGGTAATGGCTCCGGAAGAAGGCTTCCTGTGGACACCCGGTTATTGGGGATGGGGAGACGGTGGATATCGCTTCAACGAAGGCTACTGGGGACCAGAAGTCGGATTCTACGGCGGCATCAACTACGGCTACGGCTACTCGGGCAATGGCTACGAAGGCGGCCGCTGGGACAATGGGCACTTCTTCTATAACCGCTCTGAGAACAACGTGGATGTCTCGCGAAACCGCAACGTTTACGACGCGCCAGTCAGCAACCGCAACGAGAGCAGGATTAGTTTCAACGGTGGAAGCGGGGGCATTGACGTCCGCGCCACCAGTCAACAAGAGGCAGTCTCGAGGCAACGACATGTTGCGCCTGTCTCTGCCCAAACACAACATGCGCAGACCGCACGCGCCAATCCGGGACTCCGCGCTGCTTCAAATCATGGCAAGCCGCCGATCGCAGCAGCCACAAGGCCGGAAGCAGTCAATGAGCGGCAGGGTATCCAACCCGTGGCAAAGCCATCTGACAACGCTCAGTCAAGAACGGCCTATCATCCGAACGACCTCGCACCAATCGCGCGTCCAGCGCCAGTCAACTCTGGCAACGCCAAGGCGGACCAGAAATATGAGAAGCAGCAGGACGCACTGATCAATAAGCAGACCCAGGAACGCCAGAATCTCCAAGCCAAGCAAGACAGCGAGCATCAGCGCATGTCGCAGCAGAAGCCCAGCGATTCCCGGACTCAGCAAGTCGAGCAGAAGCACCAGCAACAGACACAACAGTTGTCTAACAAGCATGCTGCTCAGCAGCAGAATCTGCAGGCTCGGCAGCCTCAGACGAGACAAGACAATCAGAAGAATTAGGATCGCCCCGACAATAGAAACTGAATTTTTGCTGATTCAATCGCGGCTGGTTATAACCTACCCAGCCGCGAACTTTTCTCGAAACACTGACGCTGCTCCAACTCGGATCTAGTCTCGGGCATCCTGGAACGATGCATGATTAAATTTAAACCAACCCGATTTACCGAAGGCGATCAACCCAGTTTCAGTTTTGGTTTCTGCGAGTTGTGATCAGGTAATTGATCGAGCAGCACCACGTTGAGGAGCGACTTGTGCACTTGGATGCGACCGTTGTAGTCAATCAAACCGAGTTTGCGGAAACGATTCATAAAAAAGCTGACGCGAGATCGAGTGGTGCCGATCATGTCGGCCAGAGTCTCTTGGGTAATCGGGGGAATAAATTGTTCCGGTTCGCCGGGCTTGCCAAATTCCGCCATCAGCAAAAGAATCCTGGCCAGCCGTTTTTCGCTGGAGTTGAAGAGTTGATCGACAAGGTCGGCTTGGGTCCGCATACTGCGCGCGAGGAGAAACTTCAAGAAGATGTCCGCGAACGCAGGCTCATCGTGCATAACGCGCACCATTTCAGCTCTCCCGATTCTGAGCGCCGAGCACGCATTAACAGCGGTTGCTGTGGCCAAACGCAACCCCATGATTGCCGCTAACGATTCTTCTCCAACAAACTCCCCTGCCGATAGAAGTGTGATTGTGGCTTCTTTGCCGCCCTGAGACAAGACGGTCAATCGTGCCCTTCCTCGTTGCAAGTAAAAAACTGCGTCAGCCTTGTCCCCTTGGCAAAAAAAGGTCTGATTAGGTTTCAATTCGATGACTGTTCTTCCCAATCCGGCGTTCGCAAGAAAGGCGGCATGGTCAAACGGAGCGTCACTAATTGTGGCTATTGGCATAAGGTGTCCTTGCCGGGTATCTATGCTGAGAGCAAGTGGATGATTTTCCTGATACTGGGACAGGTTCCGGTCGTAGAAGGATCTTTGACAAGAAGCGGGTCATGAAGCCCCGACCGCGACGGATTCTCCACGGTGCAAGCAGAATTCTTCAGATGCTTCAGCCCTGTCAATCATCACCGTTCTAAATCGCGGTTGTCTGGTCAATATCGCTCACAAGGCAAGATGGCTGAAACTCCGCGCCTATTCGTCAATGTGCGGCCCGAGCCTGCGCCAAAGTAGCCACAGGAGACTTCAGATCGAGCAATGCCAACGCATAACCGGCGTTTGCCAAGACCTCGGCTGTCCGCCCGACCGATCCCTTGTGCCGCACCCGTAACAATGGCAACCTTCATCCTCCTAAGGTAATTTAGGCAGCTGAACCCTTTGTTTCTCAGCCGTCGGATAAATTCTGGTGCCCGGGAAGATCGCCTTCTCGGGTGCTAGAGGCGTGGACCTCGTTAACATGAACTTCTCCGCTACGATTCTGACGTCTTGTGACCGTGTGGCTCAGGGTGTAATCGATTTCCATCCCTGCGTTTCAGCCATAAGTGGCCGCAGTGAATGATGCGCAGAGGCGTGACAAAAAGTCCCAAATGGGATTTGAGCCATGAGGGGAACGACCACGCAGGCCAAAGCAAGCTCAGCGTGTGAGTTTGGGTGGCGTTTCGGCCCGCAATAGGAAGTCGGCGGTGTGGCACATTCATCCGCTCTAGCTTGCTATGGTTGCTAATGTTTTTGGCCTGAATCGGTTCTATAAAGGGACATTCAGGTGAACCAAGTGGCAGAAGTAAAATCCAGTAAACTGCTTATTTAGGTTGATTTACGTGAGAAATCAATAAGATTGGAATTGCTATGGTGCCGAAGAAGGGACTCGAACCCCCACACCCTTGCGAGTACGTGGACCTGAACCACGCGCGTCTGCCAATTCCGCCACTTCGGCACGAGACACGAACCCAGCAGTTTTCACTGGATCGGCAGCATCTCTGAGTCTCGCAAAAGCGGCCAATCGTGTCAAATTTCCGAAATCTTCCAGGCTTGCAAGTCACTTCTTCTTCAGGGCTTCCAACTCATCAAGCGTTCGTGGCCAGTCCGCACCCAATAGCCGTGACAGGCTGCGATCCGCCAGCACTTTTCCGCCGGTCTGACAACGGGCGCAGTAATTCGTTTCGTTGTCCGCGTAGCGA
It encodes:
- a CDS encoding Crp/Fnr family transcriptional regulator — translated: MPIATISDAPFDHAAFLANAGLGRTVIELKPNQTFFCQGDKADAVFYLQRGRARLTVLSQGGKEATITLLSAGEFVGEESLAAIMGLRLATATAVNACSALRIGRAEMVRVMHDEPAFADIFLKFLLARSMRTQADLVDQLFNSSEKRLARILLLMAEFGKPGEPEQFIPPITQETLADMIGTTRSRVSFFMNRFRKLGLIDYNGRIQVHKSLLNVVLLDQLPDHNSQKPKLKLG